From a single Cyclobacterium marinum DSM 745 genomic region:
- a CDS encoding YCF48-related protein — translation MKRGLLLCFFTFLLFQVGFGQSWRRVGSWGNDYKSIQWVNTNVGYIGGENILLKSIDGGLSWIEMELPVRMEVIDVSFFDDLNGILLGDEGLIFRTTDGGLSWAKPDYPEGEMLNNVVQIDENIMLISGNNGTILRSTNGGATWVAVNIPTEASVNKISFVGDLLGYAVTADSEILKTNNAGLTWELFDSGFDVALNAVHFTDDTTGYAVGDEGAIIKTEDGAQNWQFINSGIDTDLKDVIFNPSYPLIGVISGDGGTVLRTANGGLTFIGAISRTVENIERLSIRPETNNVLAVAPSGVLISSNNTGSSWSLRLSGTPSDYKGVEFVTDQKGYIVGENGLIITTTNGGARLTDRSRSISLPFNAVYFVTSTAGFVSGNNGNIISTRNSGVNWTTLNPGTIKNVNGLYFFDFDIGFVIGDRGLISRTENQGLNWEEVSSGYDDVNLKDIAFFNENDGLIIGEGGMVLISSDGGFNWQKVSIGTNVDLNALSVLDENSAIAVSQSSAVFKTVDKGLNWEQIHTGFDMPLTDIEFLDESVGFITGENGLIIRTFDAGENWGRLETATFQNFTGISFGDLNVGYAVGENGLLFQYTCQVPDVIPTIFGEDNICISQQIYSVQDFGLEGVEYDWRVDGGTVIQGQGTTRVVIRWDTPGRNAVMVRGANNCGNGETTALEVVVSEEPKETTVIQGEGVVCVNTLEEYNVDDVPGTEYFWEATGGVVREGQGTAVVTIEWTNLDEHIVKVSSRNPCGEGPTTEKIVRVITVPNQPSEIQGAVKIGFQEADYEVVGEQDINYQWSISGGGEIISGQGTSTLRVNWTSPGDHVVQVTPVNACEQGPSRELSVNVNLITAIEEESTDVRIEVFPSPSFSGDVHVSLEGIAGLDHIAVYNSMGLKIKEVAITTGQFIYFIPDLPKGLHVLLIRTRTKEYKRKILIL, via the coding sequence ATGAAGCGGGGTTTACTTTTATGTTTTTTTACTTTTTTACTTTTTCAAGTTGGATTTGGTCAAAGTTGGAGAAGAGTAGGAAGTTGGGGGAATGACTACAAATCTATTCAATGGGTAAACACCAATGTTGGTTATATAGGAGGAGAAAACATATTGTTGAAGTCTATAGATGGGGGGCTAAGCTGGATAGAGATGGAGCTCCCTGTGCGTATGGAAGTTATTGATGTCTCATTTTTTGATGATTTAAATGGGATTTTGCTTGGAGATGAAGGACTTATTTTCAGAACCACAGATGGTGGTCTTAGTTGGGCTAAACCCGATTATCCGGAAGGAGAGATGTTAAATAATGTTGTCCAGATTGATGAAAACATAATGCTCATTAGTGGTAATAACGGCACTATTTTACGCTCAACCAATGGTGGTGCTACCTGGGTTGCTGTTAATATTCCAACAGAAGCATCCGTCAATAAAATATCTTTTGTGGGCGATCTCCTCGGTTATGCGGTAACTGCTGATTCGGAAATTCTTAAAACAAATAACGCAGGCCTGACTTGGGAACTGTTTGATTCCGGGTTTGATGTGGCCTTAAACGCTGTGCATTTTACGGATGACACTACCGGATATGCTGTCGGTGATGAAGGTGCCATTATCAAAACAGAAGATGGCGCCCAAAATTGGCAATTTATTAACAGCGGTATTGATACAGACCTAAAGGATGTAATTTTTAATCCCTCTTATCCCCTGATAGGGGTAATTAGTGGCGATGGAGGAACAGTTTTGCGCACAGCCAATGGAGGGCTAACATTTATCGGTGCTATTTCAAGAACTGTAGAAAATATCGAGCGCTTATCTATTAGACCGGAAACCAATAATGTTTTGGCAGTAGCACCAAGTGGTGTTTTGATCTCTTCAAACAATACCGGCTCGAGTTGGAGTTTGAGGCTTTCCGGAACTCCTAGTGACTATAAAGGAGTAGAGTTTGTGACAGATCAAAAAGGGTATATAGTCGGAGAAAACGGTCTAATTATTACAACGACAAATGGAGGTGCTCGGTTGACAGATCGTTCCAGATCGATTTCTTTGCCGTTCAATGCGGTATACTTTGTTACCAGTACTGCCGGGTTTGTTTCTGGTAATAATGGGAATATTATTTCTACACGAAACTCCGGAGTAAACTGGACTACGCTCAATCCTGGTACAATAAAGAATGTAAATGGACTTTATTTTTTCGATTTTGATATTGGCTTTGTGATTGGAGACAGAGGATTAATTTCAAGGACTGAAAACCAAGGGTTAAACTGGGAGGAGGTTTCTTCTGGTTATGATGATGTTAATCTTAAAGACATAGCTTTCTTTAACGAAAATGATGGATTGATCATTGGAGAAGGAGGGATGGTCTTAATTAGCTCTGATGGAGGCTTCAATTGGCAAAAAGTAAGTATTGGAACCAATGTAGACTTAAATGCACTGTCAGTTTTGGATGAAAATTCTGCCATAGCCGTAAGTCAAAGTAGTGCTGTATTTAAAACTGTTGACAAAGGGTTGAATTGGGAGCAAATCCATACAGGTTTCGATATGCCTTTGACTGATATCGAATTTCTCGATGAATCTGTAGGCTTTATTACCGGTGAAAACGGTTTGATCATACGGACCTTTGATGCGGGGGAAAATTGGGGACGATTAGAAACAGCTACTTTTCAAAATTTTACAGGTATTAGTTTTGGGGATTTGAACGTAGGGTATGCAGTTGGGGAAAATGGTTTGCTCTTCCAATATACTTGTCAGGTGCCAGACGTTATCCCTACCATTTTTGGCGAGGATAATATTTGTATAAGTCAACAAATCTATTCGGTTCAGGATTTCGGTTTAGAAGGTGTGGAATACGACTGGAGGGTTGATGGTGGAACTGTAATTCAAGGTCAAGGTACCACCAGAGTGGTGATAAGATGGGATACACCGGGTAGAAATGCCGTAATGGTTAGGGGAGCCAATAATTGTGGAAATGGAGAAACTACTGCATTGGAAGTAGTGGTTTCAGAAGAGCCTAAGGAAACCACTGTTATTCAAGGTGAGGGTGTGGTCTGTGTCAATACTTTGGAAGAATATAATGTAGATGATGTTCCGGGTACTGAATATTTTTGGGAAGCCACAGGAGGAGTAGTAAGGGAAGGACAAGGAACTGCAGTAGTTACCATTGAATGGACCAATTTAGACGAGCATATTGTTAAAGTTTCAAGCAGGAACCCTTGCGGCGAAGGGCCTACTACGGAAAAGATTGTGCGTGTCATAACCGTTCCGAATCAGCCGTCTGAAATTCAAGGTGCTGTTAAGATTGGTTTTCAAGAAGCAGATTATGAGGTGGTTGGAGAGCAGGATATTAACTATCAATGGTCAATCTCCGGAGGTGGTGAAATAATAAGTGGGCAAGGCACCTCTACCCTACGTGTCAATTGGACAAGCCCTGGGGACCATGTGGTCCAAGTGACGCCGGTAAATGCTTGCGAACAAGGGCCAAGTAGAGAACTTTCTGTTAATGTAAACCTTATCACGGCAA
- the gldJ gene encoding gliding motility lipoprotein GldJ, which translates to MKFENKNFHFSFFVAVALLGILVSSCGQQSSRRTASNPGGVSASTGAKYSFDEEDSAFQVFRLPREVIGPRLVFIQGGRAVLGSQEQDIMGFRDNVERTVTIASFYMDETEVTNVDYKEFLFNIADSVSADSLKKLEPNENVWANAMSYNDVYSTYYFRYPGFNFYPVAGVSWTQANAYSAWRTQYVNELERERNFGGKNKKGDEEETAELSFDQLIERGVVFPNYRLPNEAEWEFAAKGMIGTQYMDENQENGRIYPWDGRGPRNPYNIKRKSRQGDFLANFKRGRGDYAGLSGSVSNDGEIIPTNVYDFPPNDFGLYNMAGNMNEWVQDVYRPLSFQDFDDLNPIRKDGTNDEEDTYNTTLIDDNFRVFKGGSWRDVAYWLAPGTRRFMHQDSSSNHIGFRCAMIAVGGKDR; encoded by the coding sequence ATGAAATTTGAGAATAAAAATTTTCATTTTAGTTTTTTTGTTGCAGTAGCTTTACTGGGGATATTGGTTTCTTCTTGTGGTCAACAAAGTTCAAGAAGAACCGCTAGTAACCCCGGAGGTGTAAGTGCATCAACAGGAGCTAAATATAGTTTTGATGAAGAAGATTCAGCATTTCAGGTATTTAGGCTTCCACGAGAGGTAATCGGACCAAGACTGGTTTTCATCCAAGGAGGAAGAGCTGTTTTGGGATCGCAGGAACAAGACATAATGGGTTTCCGTGATAATGTTGAAAGAACGGTAACAATTGCTTCCTTTTATATGGATGAAACGGAGGTTACCAATGTAGACTATAAAGAGTTTCTTTTTAATATAGCAGATAGCGTAAGTGCTGATTCTCTTAAGAAGTTAGAGCCAAACGAAAATGTATGGGCAAATGCAATGTCTTACAATGATGTTTACTCAACTTATTATTTCCGGTATCCCGGCTTTAATTTCTACCCTGTCGCAGGTGTAAGTTGGACGCAAGCCAATGCATACAGTGCTTGGAGAACCCAATATGTAAATGAGTTAGAACGAGAAAGGAATTTTGGAGGAAAGAATAAAAAGGGTGATGAAGAAGAAACTGCTGAGCTTTCTTTTGATCAATTAATAGAACGAGGCGTGGTTTTTCCAAATTATCGACTTCCTAATGAGGCAGAATGGGAATTTGCGGCTAAAGGGATGATCGGGACACAATACATGGATGAAAACCAAGAGAATGGTAGAATTTATCCTTGGGATGGAAGGGGACCAAGAAACCCATACAATATCAAAAGAAAATCAAGACAAGGTGATTTCTTGGCCAACTTTAAAAGGGGCCGAGGGGATTATGCCGGTCTGTCAGGAAGTGTCTCCAACGATGGAGAGATCATACCTACCAATGTTTATGATTTCCCTCCAAATGATTTTGGCTTGTACAATATGGCCGGTAATATGAATGAGTGGGTCCAGGATGTTTATAGGCCACTTTCATTTCAGGATTTTGATGACCTCAATCCTATAAGGAAAGATGGTACAAATGATGAAGAAGATACTTACAATACCACTTTGATTGACGATAATTTCAGGGTTTTTAAAGGTGGATCGTGGAGAGATGTCGCTTATTGGTTGGCCCCGGGTACCAGAAGATTTATGCATCAGGATTCTTCTTCCAATCATATTGGTTTTAGATGTGCCATGATTGCTGTAGGGGGTAAAGACAGATAA
- the mfd gene encoding transcription-repair coupling factor, protein MDKQSFLSLYEEDPFVRNLAIGIESGGQKKINVKGLSGSMDMLIVHAISKLNGGFHLVLANDREEAAYLASDWQTFSGEPGFHYPASYKRPYHYEEVENANVLMRSEILNRLSDESLSGKVLITSPEAIYEKVINKKSLKENTFAVKVGEKVDLEFIEELLSTYGFEKADFVYEAGQFAVRGGIIDIFSYASDMPYRLELFGKEIDSIRTFDPESQLSTGAVDQISILPNIQTKMEKEIRQSIMDFFPEGTCFWIKDFKHVTNTIKQLYDKACQHYGDLGENSSLLMAPEKLFLDESTFEAQLEPFTLLSFGHVFDWKGVPEYQFKGQPQPSFNKQFELLVQNLNENSAKGIANIICSESEKQVSRLTNIFHELDPALSVQTLPINLKEGFVDNSLKIACYTDHQIFERFYRYKTTKKTSKSKALTLKEIKSLHPGDFIVHVDYGIGRFAGLEKVEVNGKLQEAIRLVFRDDDLLYVNIHSLHKISKYSSQEGTMPIMSKLGTQEWENKKKRVKSKVKDIAKDLIKLYSKRKAASGHKFSTDSVLQVELESSFIYEDTPDQASATADVKQDMEKPYPMDRLVCGDVGFGKTEVAVRAVFKAVNDRKQVAVLVPTTILAMQHYQTFKERLENFPVNIDYINRFRTAKEVREIIEKVGNGEIDILIGTHKIVNKAMNFKDLGLLVIDEEQKFGVKVKDQLKQLRVNVDVLTLTATPIPRTLHFSLMGARDLSVIATPPPNRQPVTTEIHIFREDVIRDAVANELARGGQVFFVHNRVMEIDSIANLILRLVPDARVIGAHGQMDGKKLEKIMVDFIEGAYDVLVSTNIIESGLDIPNANTIIINRAHMFGMSDLHQMRGRVGRSNKKAYCLLLTPPTSTLTPETRKRLQAMEEFSDLGDGFKVAMRDLDIRGAGNLLGAEQSGFISDLGFEMYHKILDDAVQELKQTEFASIFDQDLKKVVAPLVQDCVIETDMELLIPESYVSNISERLSLYAKLDNIKEEDSLEKFRKEIKDRFGAIPDRVQALLETVELRWMAVNLGFEKLSLKNEQMKCYFVSSKVAPYFSSPVFMNIIKFIQSKSRFCKIKETKDRLILIVKGVDTIEKAQNWLSEMTVDK, encoded by the coding sequence TTGGACAAGCAATCGTTTTTATCGCTTTACGAAGAGGATCCATTTGTAAGGAACCTTGCAATAGGTATTGAATCCGGAGGACAAAAGAAAATAAATGTGAAGGGGCTTTCTGGTAGCATGGACATGTTAATTGTCCATGCCATCAGTAAGCTCAATGGAGGATTTCACCTCGTCTTGGCCAATGACCGTGAAGAAGCAGCTTATTTGGCGAGTGATTGGCAGACCTTTAGCGGTGAACCAGGCTTTCATTATCCTGCCAGTTATAAAAGGCCCTATCATTATGAAGAAGTGGAGAATGCGAATGTATTGATGCGTTCAGAGATTCTCAACCGCCTTTCAGATGAAAGCTTATCCGGTAAGGTGCTAATTACTTCGCCGGAAGCGATATATGAGAAGGTAATCAATAAAAAAAGCCTCAAGGAAAATACTTTTGCAGTTAAGGTTGGAGAAAAGGTAGACTTGGAGTTTATAGAAGAACTCTTGAGCACCTATGGTTTTGAGAAAGCTGATTTTGTTTATGAAGCAGGTCAATTTGCCGTTAGGGGTGGGATCATCGATATTTTTTCCTATGCCAGCGATATGCCATACCGCTTGGAGCTTTTCGGTAAAGAAATAGACAGCATCAGGACTTTTGACCCGGAGAGCCAATTGTCAACAGGAGCTGTGGATCAAATCAGTATATTGCCCAATATCCAGACCAAAATGGAGAAAGAAATTAGGCAATCTATCATGGATTTCTTCCCTGAAGGTACCTGTTTTTGGATCAAAGACTTCAAACATGTTACCAACACAATTAAACAACTATATGACAAAGCTTGTCAACATTACGGTGACTTAGGGGAAAATAGTTCTTTACTGATGGCGCCGGAAAAATTGTTTCTTGACGAAAGTACTTTTGAAGCACAATTAGAACCATTCACCTTGCTTTCCTTTGGTCATGTATTTGATTGGAAAGGTGTGCCGGAATATCAATTTAAGGGACAACCTCAGCCCTCGTTCAATAAGCAATTTGAACTTCTTGTACAAAACCTCAATGAAAATTCAGCCAAAGGTATTGCCAATATCATCTGTTCAGAAAGCGAGAAACAGGTAAGTCGTTTGACCAATATTTTCCATGAGTTGGACCCCGCTTTGTCGGTTCAAACATTACCTATTAACCTGAAGGAAGGATTTGTTGATAATTCTTTGAAAATTGCCTGCTATACAGACCATCAAATCTTTGAAAGGTTTTACAGGTATAAAACCACCAAAAAAACTTCCAAGTCGAAGGCACTTACATTAAAAGAAATCAAAAGTTTGCACCCGGGAGATTTTATCGTCCATGTAGATTATGGAATTGGTCGCTTTGCCGGTTTAGAAAAGGTGGAGGTAAATGGTAAGTTGCAGGAGGCTATTCGATTGGTGTTTAGAGATGATGACTTGCTGTATGTAAATATCCATTCTTTGCACAAAATTTCTAAGTACAGCAGTCAGGAAGGCACCATGCCAATCATGTCTAAATTGGGTACACAAGAATGGGAAAATAAAAAGAAGCGGGTAAAGAGCAAAGTAAAGGATATTGCCAAAGATTTAATCAAGTTATACTCTAAAAGAAAGGCTGCTTCAGGTCATAAGTTTTCAACAGATAGTGTGCTTCAGGTGGAGTTGGAAAGCTCCTTTATTTACGAAGACACTCCCGATCAGGCCTCAGCTACGGCTGACGTAAAGCAAGACATGGAGAAGCCTTATCCTATGGATAGGCTTGTGTGTGGGGATGTAGGCTTTGGTAAAACGGAAGTAGCGGTAAGAGCAGTATTTAAAGCTGTGAATGATAGAAAGCAGGTAGCAGTATTGGTTCCCACTACTATTTTGGCCATGCAACATTACCAGACCTTTAAAGAAAGGCTGGAAAATTTCCCTGTCAACATTGATTATATCAATCGGTTCAGAACTGCCAAAGAAGTCAGAGAAATTATAGAAAAAGTGGGGAATGGTGAGATCGATATTCTAATCGGTACTCACAAAATTGTCAATAAGGCAATGAATTTTAAGGACCTTGGCTTGTTGGTCATTGATGAGGAACAAAAGTTTGGAGTCAAAGTCAAAGATCAGTTAAAACAGCTTCGAGTCAATGTGGATGTACTTACACTCACGGCTACTCCCATACCTCGGACCCTTCATTTTTCATTAATGGGTGCCAGAGATCTTTCCGTTATTGCCACACCTCCCCCGAATAGGCAGCCGGTAACAACCGAAATCCATATATTTAGAGAGGATGTTATACGAGATGCGGTGGCCAATGAATTAGCCCGTGGAGGTCAAGTGTTTTTTGTACACAATAGGGTCATGGAGATTGACTCAATTGCGAATTTGATCTTGAGATTAGTGCCTGATGCAAGGGTTATAGGCGCCCATGGGCAGATGGATGGGAAAAAGCTTGAGAAGATCATGGTAGACTTTATAGAAGGAGCTTACGATGTATTGGTATCTACCAATATTATTGAGTCTGGGCTTGATATACCGAATGCAAATACCATCATTATCAATCGGGCGCATATGTTTGGGATGAGTGATTTGCATCAGATGAGAGGTAGAGTAGGAAGGAGTAATAAAAAAGCCTATTGTCTATTATTAACCCCTCCAACTTCCACCCTGACCCCAGAGACCAGAAAAAGGTTACAAGCCATGGAGGAATTTTCTGATCTTGGTGACGGATTTAAGGTAGCCATGAGGGATTTGGATATTCGTGGAGCCGGTAATTTATTAGGAGCAGAACAAAGTGGATTTATATCTGATTTGGGTTTTGAAATGTACCACAAAATACTTGATGATGCTGTTCAGGAACTCAAGCAAACGGAATTTGCATCAATTTTTGACCAAGACTTGAAAAAGGTGGTGGCACCATTGGTTCAAGATTGCGTTATAGAGACAGATATGGAGCTTCTGATTCCCGAAAGCTACGTAAGCAATATTTCAGAAAGATTGAGTTTGTACGCTAAATTGGATAATATCAAAGAGGAGGACTCCCTTGAGAAGTTTAGAAAGGAGATCAAGGATAGGTTTGGTGCCATTCCTGATAGGGTTCAGGCATTGTTAGAAACAGTTGAACTCAGATGGATGGCTGTTAACCTTGGATTTGAAAAACTTTCATTGAAAAATGAACAAATGAAATGCTACTTCGTTTCTTCCAAAGTAGCCCCCTATTTTAGCTCTCCTGTATTCATGAATATTATTAAGTTTATTCAATCAAAAAGCAGGTTTTGCAAAATAAAGGAAACCAAAGATCGTTTAATCCTCATAGTAAAGGGAGTGGATACCATTGAGAAAGCCCAAAATTGGCTCTCTGAAATGACCGTAGATAAATAA